A genomic segment from Micromonospora echinaurantiaca encodes:
- a CDS encoding spore photoproduct lyase family protein — MTDVVPQSRLLDIRRIFVEPEAAALPRGQQVLARFPDAERIEIDSHTRIPELYGDETNVARWVRIKSETLVLGVKKSLTARPNGRSSDFIAPSTANGCAMACAYCYVPRRKGYSNPITVFANIERITGYLSRHVARQGVKDAPNQCDPHAWVYDIGENSDCSLDARVSDNVRDLVTCFRDLPTAKASFATKHVNRDLLDWDPRGRTRIRFSLMPARDAKLLDIRTSPVAERIAAIDDFVAAGYEVHVNFSPVVVRDGWLDDWAELLDQLDAGIGPRARAQLAAEVVFLTHNDRLHEVNLGWHPKAEELLWRPDLQQPKRSQTGGWNVRYRTGQKGRYVAALTELIAARTPYCRIRYAF, encoded by the coding sequence GTGACCGACGTCGTCCCGCAGTCCCGGCTGCTCGACATCCGGCGGATCTTCGTGGAGCCGGAGGCCGCCGCGCTCCCGCGCGGCCAGCAGGTGCTGGCCCGCTTCCCCGACGCCGAGCGGATCGAGATCGACAGCCACACCCGCATCCCGGAGCTGTACGGCGACGAGACGAACGTGGCCCGCTGGGTGCGGATCAAGAGCGAGACCCTGGTGCTCGGGGTGAAGAAGTCGCTCACCGCCCGGCCCAACGGGCGTTCCAGCGACTTCATCGCCCCGTCCACCGCCAACGGCTGCGCCATGGCCTGCGCCTACTGTTACGTGCCCCGGCGCAAGGGCTACAGCAATCCGATCACCGTCTTCGCCAACATCGAGCGGATCACCGGCTACCTGTCCCGGCACGTCGCCCGGCAGGGCGTGAAGGACGCCCCGAACCAGTGCGACCCGCACGCGTGGGTCTACGACATCGGCGAGAACTCCGACTGCTCGCTGGACGCCCGGGTCAGCGACAACGTCCGCGACCTGGTCACCTGCTTCCGCGACCTGCCCACCGCGAAGGCCAGCTTCGCCACCAAGCACGTCAACCGGGACCTGCTCGACTGGGACCCGCGCGGGCGGACCCGGATCCGGTTCTCGCTGATGCCCGCCCGGGACGCCAAGCTGCTCGACATCCGCACCTCACCGGTCGCCGAGCGGATCGCCGCCATCGACGACTTCGTCGCCGCCGGGTACGAGGTGCACGTCAACTTCAGCCCGGTGGTGGTCCGCGACGGCTGGCTCGACGACTGGGCGGAGCTGCTCGACCAGCTCGACGCCGGGATCGGGCCCCGGGCCCGGGCGCAGCTCGCCGCCGAGGTCGTCTTCCTCACCCACAACGACCGGCTGCACGAGGTCAACCTCGGCTGGCACCCGAAGGCCGAGGAGCTGCTCTGGCGCCCGGACCTGCAGCAGCCGAAGCGCTCGCAGACCGGCGGCTGGAACGTGCGCTAC
- a CDS encoding DNA-formamidopyrimidine glycosylase family protein has translation MPEGHLIHRYAREQHAALAGQVLTVSSPQGRFDPGPYDGRRLHAVEAYGKHLLYHLDGSPTLHVHLGMRGLFLRHDDPTAAPRAGVRLRLAGAAVAYDLIAPIRCEPLPPGGESALRASLGPDPLRADVDPAEAVRRLAAARGAVGAAVLDQAVWAGIGNAWRAELLFLAGLDPDTRDVGPETARRLWDLAVRYLALGRDAGQVVSDPAAPDERWVYKRQACRRCGAPVRVWELGGRSAYACPVDQPRG, from the coding sequence GTGCCCGAAGGGCACCTGATCCACCGGTACGCCCGCGAGCAGCACGCCGCGCTCGCCGGGCAGGTGCTGACGGTCTCCAGCCCGCAGGGCCGGTTCGATCCCGGCCCGTACGACGGGCGCCGGCTGCACGCCGTGGAGGCGTACGGCAAGCATCTGCTCTACCACCTGGACGGCAGCCCGACCCTGCACGTGCACCTCGGCATGCGCGGGCTGTTCCTGCGCCACGACGACCCGACCGCCGCCCCGCGCGCCGGGGTGCGGCTGCGGCTGGCCGGCGCCGCCGTCGCGTACGACCTGATCGCCCCGATCCGGTGCGAGCCGCTCCCGCCTGGCGGTGAAAGCGCGCTGCGGGCCTCGCTGGGGCCGGACCCGCTGCGCGCCGACGTCGACCCGGCGGAGGCGGTCCGCCGGCTGGCCGCCGCGCGGGGCGCGGTCGGCGCCGCGGTGCTCGACCAGGCGGTCTGGGCGGGCATCGGCAACGCCTGGCGGGCCGAACTGCTCTTCCTCGCCGGCCTGGATCCGGACACCAGGGACGTCGGGCCGGAAACAGCTCGGCGGCTGTGGGACCTTGCGGTCCGGTACCTGGCCCTGGGCCGCGACGCCGGGCAGGTGGTCAGCGACCCGGCGGCCCCGGACGAGCGGTGGGTCTACAAGCGGCAGGCGTGCCGCCGCTGCGGGGCGCCGGTGCGGGTGTGGGAGCTGGGCGGGCGCTCGGCGTACGCCTGCCCGGTCGACCAGCCCCGCGGCTGA